Proteins found in one Halococcus hamelinensis 100A6 genomic segment:
- a CDS encoding tRNA pseudouridine(54/55) synthase Pus10 gives MSTLDDARAVIANGPVCDACLGRVFADRSFGLTNDERGRALRIAACLDDDEPFEPAEECWVCEGECERFDAWADEVCEALSGVEFSTYQVGTRVPPLLEENDRLLREDSGLPEDAGERFKSELNREVGKRVGARTGTEVDFERPDVLALVNLERGLDAGGVDVQVNPAFVYGRYRKLERDIPQTEWPCRECGGGGTQMAADGGTEPCEHCGGSGYLYDESVEQLTAPVVREAMDGSESLFHGAGREDVDAVMLGTGRPFVIEVKHPQHRAVDTEALETEINEFADGKAEVEGLRRATHEMVERVKELDANKTYSMTVEFADPVEESDLEAALDDLRGATVEQYTPQRVDHRRAALTREREVYETEGALDDPYHATVEVKGAGGLYVKELMSGDDGRTEPSLAGLLGIESEVTALDVIAVEGEEEAFDDPDYLIEESAD, from the coding sequence ATGTCCACCCTCGACGACGCCCGGGCCGTCATCGCGAACGGCCCGGTCTGTGACGCGTGTCTCGGCCGCGTCTTCGCCGACCGGAGCTTCGGACTCACCAACGACGAACGCGGTCGCGCCCTCCGGATCGCGGCCTGTCTCGACGACGACGAACCCTTCGAGCCGGCCGAGGAGTGCTGGGTCTGTGAGGGCGAGTGTGAGCGCTTCGACGCGTGGGCCGACGAGGTCTGCGAGGCGCTCTCCGGCGTCGAATTTTCGACCTACCAGGTCGGCACCCGCGTCCCGCCCCTGCTCGAAGAGAACGACCGCCTGCTCCGCGAGGACAGCGGGCTCCCCGAGGACGCCGGCGAACGCTTCAAATCCGAGCTCAACCGCGAGGTCGGCAAGCGGGTCGGCGCGCGCACCGGCACGGAGGTCGACTTCGAGCGCCCCGACGTGCTCGCGCTCGTGAACCTCGAACGCGGGCTCGACGCCGGCGGCGTGGACGTCCAGGTCAACCCGGCGTTCGTCTACGGTCGGTACCGCAAGCTCGAACGCGACATTCCCCAGACCGAGTGGCCCTGCCGGGAGTGCGGTGGTGGCGGCACCCAGATGGCCGCCGACGGCGGCACCGAACCCTGCGAGCACTGTGGCGGGTCGGGCTACCTCTACGACGAGAGCGTCGAACAACTCACCGCGCCCGTGGTTCGCGAGGCGATGGACGGCTCCGAGAGCCTCTTCCACGGTGCGGGTCGCGAGGACGTCGACGCCGTCATGCTCGGCACCGGCCGGCCGTTCGTGATCGAGGTCAAACACCCCCAGCACCGCGCGGTCGACACCGAGGCGCTCGAAACCGAGATCAACGAGTTCGCCGACGGGAAGGCCGAGGTCGAGGGCCTCCGGCGTGCGACCCACGAGATGGTCGAGCGCGTGAAGGAGCTCGACGCGAACAAGACCTATTCCATGACCGTCGAGTTCGCCGACCCCGTCGAGGAAAGCGACCTCGAAGCCGCACTCGACGACCTCCGCGGCGCGACGGTCGAGCAGTACACCCCCCAGCGCGTCGACCACCGTCGCGCGGCGCTGACCCGCGAACGCGAGGTCTACGAGACCGAGGGGGCGCTCGACGACCCGTACCACGCCACCGTCGAGGTCAAGGGCGCGGGCGGGCTCTACGTCAAGGAGTTGATGAGCGGCGACGACGGCCGAACGGAGCCGAGCCTCGCCGGCCTGCTCGGGATCGAGAGCGAGGTCACGGCGCTCGACGTTATCGCCGTCGAGGGCGAGGAGGAGGCCTTCGACGACCCCGACTATCTCATCGAGGAATCGGCCGATTGA
- a CDS encoding PIN domain-containing protein: MIHFDTSFLADYLQGETYTIDFLEAHEDEPYSTTSVVRFELFNGALKHPSPKMTVEGVRLGLQWVSVEPFDDGMAEEAAEIQEALRERGAILSAFDALIAGAAREVGATLVTRDDDFERVDGLTVSVLG; the protein is encoded by the coding sequence GTGATCCACTTCGATACCAGTTTTCTCGCGGACTACCTCCAGGGCGAGACGTACACCATCGATTTCCTGGAAGCGCACGAGGACGAGCCGTACTCCACCACGAGCGTCGTGCGGTTCGAGCTGTTCAACGGTGCGCTGAAGCATCCGTCCCCGAAGATGACCGTCGAGGGGGTTCGGCTCGGGCTCCAGTGGGTGTCGGTCGAACCGTTCGACGACGGAATGGCCGAGGAAGCCGCCGAGATACAGGAGGCGCTCCGAGAGCGGGGTGCGATTCTCTCCGCGTTCGACGCGCTGATCGCCGGAGCGGCGCGGGAGGTCGGGGCGACGCTCGTGACGAGGGACGACGACTTCGAGCGCGTCGACGGATTAACGGTCTCGGTACTCGGGTGA
- a CDS encoding antitoxin VapB family protein: MASKNITIKEASYDRLKAMKRPDESFSDLIDRLTRNEGDVRAGFGVFAGESEPAFSDVVDEERTRMERESAEREERVFE, translated from the coding sequence ATGGCGAGCAAGAACATCACCATCAAGGAGGCGTCGTACGACCGGCTCAAGGCCATGAAACGGCCGGACGAGAGCTTCAGCGACCTCATCGACCGACTCACCCGAAACGAGGGGGACGTCCGGGCCGGATTCGGGGTGTTCGCCGGGGAATCCGAGCCGGCGTTCAGCGACGTCGTCGACGAGGAGCGCACGCGGATGGAGCGGGAGTCGGCCGAGCGAGAGGAGCGGGTGTTCGAGTGA